From the Eleutherodactylus coqui strain aEleCoq1 chromosome 7, aEleCoq1.hap1, whole genome shotgun sequence genome, one window contains:
- the LOC136572971 gene encoding uncharacterized protein, producing the protein MIREEIEASLSSLSVPPPTKRVRRSRIEESDSEEGFLEDSPSESIPPMEDTRKYFFASADLGQLLTAVRHTMQVEEQTPQQPSFQDTLFRGLIPQPKPSFPVNDILKQLILTEWKQAEHKFFLSKEFKERMVFTPEDIEFLDTVPKVDLAVARVSKKAALPFEDISQLRDPLDSRVDSAMKRAWESAALTMKTNITATSVARSMTVWLDQLQALVSQRGSREYISNCLPLLQQATGFLADASMESVRFGARSAALSNTARRAVWVKAWTGDNASKNRLCSLPFQGHRIFGPSLDTLLEKASDKSQGLPAERPVKRPSSSYPPPFVPPRTYRGKGKTGRWSYPKGGKGENPPIGIRQVGGRLRGFANKWSEITSNPWALRLVSEGYRIEFSAPPPRRFVVTPCQSPASARALQSGVRDLLSLGAIIPVPAEERFKGCYSPLFLIKKPNGAYRIIINLKYLNKSITYRRFKMESVRSAIPLIAPDSIMATVDLKDAYYHIPIHSDSQQFLRFALVIEGSVSHYQFTCLPFGISSAPRVFSKLVLEMVAALRTDKVLIVPYLDDFLLIAGSSSELQHRVNLTLHLFESLGWIINFDKSSLQPEQRKKFLGVILDSHHQCSSLPLEKQKTIQDKSRALSLASQVSLRRGMRVLGLMTACIGVVPWAQLHGRTLQDFILSNWDKSPASLDQEVTLTHKVRSFLGWWTSISNLARSTSWDPASPVSIFTDASATGWGAHLGCHYVQGGWNQKEATQSSNYKELCAVWRAIRDLETEIGGRPIKIFSDNITTVSLIRHQGSTRNPRPTRPDGESARVDRAADAFRFSVPRSTQRRGRY; encoded by the exons atgatccgcgaggagatcgaggcctctctctcgtctctttccgttccgccccccacgaaaagggtaaggcggtcacggatagaagaatcagactctgaggaagggttcttagaagattccccctcagaatccatACCGCCCATGGAAGACACGAGGAAGTACTTCTTCGCATCGGCGGATCTGGGGCAGCTACTAACAGCGGTCCGTCACACCATGCAGGTAGAGGAACAgacgccgcagcagccatccttccaggataccctgttccggggactcataccgcagcccaaaccatcattcccggtcaatgatatcctaaaacagcttatcttgaccgagtggaaacaggcagaacatAAGTTTTTCCTGTCTAAGGAGTTTAAAGAGCGTATGGTCTTCACCCCGGAAGACATTGAGTTCCTGGACACCGTCCCGAAAGTGgatttggcggtcgccagggtctcaaagaaggctgccctcccctttgaggacatctcccaattgcgggacccactggattctcgagtggattcggcaatgaagagggcctgggagtcggcggccctcaccatgaaaaccaacattacggccacgtcggtagcgagatccatgacggtctggttagaccaactccaggcactggtctcgcaaaggggttcgagggaatatatctccaactgccttcccctcctccaacaggccaccggcttcctggcggacgcctcgatggagtcagtaaggttcggggcccgttcggcggcactttcgaacacagccaggagggccgtctgggtaaaagcctggacaggggacaatgcctcaaagaacaggctttgctccttgcccttccaaggacacCGCATCTTCGGACCTTCCCTGGATACACTCCTGGAGAAGGCTTCAGACAAAAGTCAGGGACTACCAGCAGAGAGACccgtcaagcggccttcctcctcctaccctcctccctttgttcccccaagaacatacagggggaaggggaaaaccggacgctggtcttaccccaaaggcggaaagggtgagaatccgcccatcgggatccggcaggtggggggcagacttagggggttcgccaataaatggagcgaaataacctccaatccctgggccctaCGCCTGGTCTCAGAGGGCTATAGAATTGAGTtttccgccccccctccccggaggttcgtggttaccccctgccagtcacccgcgtcggcccgggccctccagtcgggggtacgggacctactatccctgggggccattatcccggttcccgcagaagaacggttcaaagggtgctactcccccttgtttcttattaagaagcctaacggggcctacagaattataatcaacctgaaatacctgaataaatctataacataccgaagattcaaaatggagtcagTAAGATCGGCGATCCCCCTAATCGCACCAGATAGCATCATGGCCACGGTGGACTTAAAAGACGCCTATTATCATATTCCCATACACTCAGACTCCCAGCAGTTTCTTCGATTCGCCCTGGTGATAGAAGGGTCAGTCTCGCATTACCAATTCacatgcctgccgttcgggatttcctccgcacctcgggtattctccaaactagtattggagatggtagcagcactaaggacggacaaagtactaattgtcccatacctcgacgatttcctgcttatagcaggatcatcttcggaactccagcaccgggtcaacctcaccctccacctgttcgagtcgctaggttggatcattaacttcgacaaatccagtcttcagcccgaacaaaggaaaaagttcctgggggttatcctggactcacaccaccagtgctcttccctcccgctagaaaagcaaaaaacgatccaagacaaaagccgggcactttcgttagcctcccaagtctcccttaggagaggcatgagggtcctcggtctcatgacagcctgtattggagtagtcccgtgggcccagttacatggtagaactctccaggactttatcctgagcaactgggacaaaTCACCAGCTTCCCTGGATCAGGAAGTCACCCTTACTCATAAAGTAAGGTCCTTCTTGGGGTGGTGGACGTCTATCTCCAACCTCGCCAGGTCCACAAGttgggacccggcatccccagtatccatcttcactgacgcgagcgcaactggctggggggcccacttaggctgtcACTATGTCCAGGGGGGCtggaaccagaaagaagccactcaatcctccaattacaaggagctttgcgcggtctggagggccatccgtgacctcgagacagagatcgggggtagacccattaagatattttcggataacataacaactgtgtccctcattcgccaccagggatccacgcggaacccccgacctACAAGACCTGACGGCGAAagtgctcgggtggatagagcagcggatgccttccgtttcagcgttccac ggtccacgcagaggaggggccgctactaa